Proteins co-encoded in one Prosthecobacter debontii genomic window:
- a CDS encoding vWA domain-containing protein, with the protein MNPTTETSLRFTGDYPALAVWGLAFGLAAAMWFLYRREVRLLSSPLAWVPAALRSAAVFLAVLVLSGPVLRNETTMRQLGRVILAIDTSASMNLEDDPPTADGEPPPTRSEARITRAQKLLLGGTSPLLDKLKETQDVELVLLRGGQTQRLWWHRQGGKDTSGEMPQSFDVPADAATTNLDSVLSEAVAPVSPGTALVLFSDGQHNGPGSPEEFASTMRQSGVPIFTIGFGSEIPPPDLSILNVLTAESVFAEENLQGRILVSDSLPAGTPAQVRITSASKTLWEQNFSAEGKGERRFDFTIPVKELPENSATANDKTLRRLNVQVAVLGERSNIEKTRANNNREIALHLLSKKRKVLILDGRPRWETRYIHNHFDRDDRWEVKLVFNDYAEKSDSSALRKNFPQTREELLTYDLILLGDVSVSNFSSQQLDWLVEFVEKRGGGLILIDGAHGHLRTWAQGKTAPLMPIVWTENAATSALKKISWKLSSDGERETALRLSDSPSANSTLWPTLPAMRWFSVAKALPGSTILAHFQAANLPTDEGLPAAVFRPAGAGAVLYIGTDDLWRWRYQVGDLYHQRLWMQLAAWISAPPFQAEDRRFSIGTDHLRYTPGEPSEIRVRVRDSSGNLMSQAEPRAFLYHEGKEVATLQLEPDPTHFGIYRTLTPPLKSGSYEVAVAENASAPRSDLRLSLHVADPGNPEWATLTMNRPLLETMATVTGGRFLREEQAASELPQLLKSVDRKQSTVNETLLWSSWWWFGAIISLLTAEWLLRKRLRLV; encoded by the coding sequence GTGAATCCCACCACTGAAACCAGCCTTCGTTTTACCGGGGATTATCCTGCCCTAGCGGTCTGGGGCTTGGCTTTCGGGCTCGCGGCAGCGATGTGGTTTCTCTATCGCCGTGAAGTGCGCCTTCTGTCGAGTCCACTCGCTTGGGTGCCAGCGGCGTTACGTTCGGCGGCCGTATTCTTAGCCGTCCTCGTGCTGTCAGGGCCGGTATTACGCAACGAAACCACGATGCGCCAGCTTGGCCGCGTGATCCTGGCGATTGATACCTCAGCCAGCATGAACCTGGAGGATGATCCTCCCACTGCGGACGGCGAGCCCCCCCCAACTCGCAGCGAAGCACGGATCACACGCGCCCAAAAGCTGCTTCTCGGCGGCACCTCTCCCCTGCTGGACAAACTCAAAGAGACCCAAGACGTTGAATTGGTGCTCCTCCGCGGTGGCCAAACTCAACGTCTATGGTGGCATCGCCAAGGCGGCAAAGATACCTCGGGGGAGATGCCGCAGAGCTTCGATGTCCCAGCTGATGCAGCCACGACGAACCTAGATTCGGTCCTGAGTGAAGCTGTCGCACCTGTAAGCCCAGGGACCGCGCTCGTGTTGTTTTCTGACGGTCAACACAATGGCCCTGGATCACCTGAAGAATTTGCTTCAACGATGCGCCAATCGGGTGTGCCTATTTTCACCATCGGCTTTGGCAGTGAGATTCCTCCGCCGGATCTGAGCATTCTGAATGTCCTCACTGCCGAATCGGTGTTCGCCGAAGAAAACCTGCAAGGACGCATCCTTGTCAGTGACTCCCTTCCTGCTGGCACTCCCGCGCAAGTTCGAATCACCAGCGCCAGCAAGACGCTGTGGGAGCAAAACTTTTCGGCTGAGGGCAAAGGAGAACGCCGGTTCGACTTTACCATTCCAGTCAAAGAACTGCCAGAGAACTCAGCGACTGCGAACGACAAAACCCTCCGCCGTCTCAATGTCCAAGTGGCAGTCCTAGGCGAGCGCTCCAACATCGAAAAAACCCGGGCCAATAACAATCGAGAAATCGCCCTGCACCTGCTCTCCAAAAAGCGCAAGGTCCTCATTCTCGATGGGCGTCCTCGCTGGGAAACTCGCTACATCCACAACCACTTTGATCGCGATGATCGTTGGGAAGTGAAGCTGGTCTTCAATGATTATGCCGAAAAGTCCGACAGCAGTGCCTTGCGCAAAAACTTCCCGCAAACTCGTGAAGAACTCCTGACCTATGATCTCATCCTGCTGGGTGATGTATCCGTCTCGAATTTCAGCAGCCAGCAGTTGGATTGGCTCGTGGAGTTTGTCGAAAAGCGGGGGGGAGGCCTGATTCTTATCGATGGTGCCCACGGTCACTTGCGCACTTGGGCCCAGGGAAAAACAGCTCCACTGATGCCCATCGTTTGGACTGAAAACGCCGCTACATCGGCTCTCAAGAAGATTTCCTGGAAGCTCTCCAGCGATGGCGAACGAGAGACGGCTCTGCGCCTCAGCGATAGCCCCAGCGCCAACTCGACTCTCTGGCCGACCCTACCCGCCATGCGTTGGTTTTCAGTCGCCAAGGCTCTTCCTGGCTCGACCATACTTGCTCATTTCCAGGCCGCAAATCTCCCCACTGATGAAGGACTCCCTGCGGCAGTCTTCCGCCCCGCAGGTGCTGGTGCCGTGCTTTACATCGGCACGGATGATCTGTGGAGATGGCGTTACCAAGTGGGAGATCTTTATCACCAACGCCTGTGGATGCAGCTCGCCGCGTGGATTTCTGCGCCTCCGTTTCAGGCCGAAGATAGACGATTCTCCATTGGCACCGATCACCTCCGTTACACCCCGGGTGAGCCGTCGGAAATCCGTGTTCGCGTCCGCGATTCGTCGGGAAACCTCATGAGCCAAGCCGAGCCTCGAGCCTTTCTTTACCATGAAGGCAAAGAAGTGGCCACGCTTCAACTTGAGCCGGACCCGACCCACTTCGGCATCTACCGCACCCTCACTCCCCCTCTCAAGAGCGGATCCTATGAAGTCGCGGTCGCAGAAAATGCCTCCGCACCCCGCAGCGATCTTCGACTAAGTCTGCATGTCGCCGATCCCGGCAATCCCGAATGGGCGACGCTGACCATGAATCGCCCCTTGCTCGAAACCATGGCCACCGTCACGGGGGGGCGATTCCTCCGCGAGGAACAAGCAGCCTCCGAACTGCCCCAGTTACTTAAATCGGTGGATCGCAAACAGAGCACCGTGAACGAAACACTCTTGTGGTCGAGTTGGTGGTGGTTTGGGGCCATTATTTCGCTCCTCACCGCTGAGTGGCTCCTACGCAAGCGCCTCAGATTAGTGTAA
- the pheT gene encoding phenylalanine--tRNA ligase subunit beta: MQVSLSWLSTHLDLSGYTTAQLSDLLTFAGIEVEGIEEKGVASDKVVVARIDSFVQHPNADKLSVCQVDDGSGTLRQIVCGAKNFKAGDKVPLALPGAVLPGGFTIKEGKLRDVVSNGMMCSGKEIGLGEDTGGLMILDASLPTGKPLKEIIASDTVFDLEITPNRPDLLSHLGLARELAALTGLPLKGERDHAQATAGTRVAKDAEVSLQDTDGCSYYTARIIKGIKVGPSPEWLKSRLESIGLRPINNVVDITNYVLMEMGQPLHAFDLDKLQGGIVVRRAAEGEKILALDGSEPTLLAEDLVIADSQRPVAIAGVMGGEETGVTETTVNMLLESAYFTPSGIRRTSRRLGIHSDSSYRFERGVDPQQVQGASELAVKLILEIAGGTVEETVAVAGEAPVLVNDVTLDEARAHRLLGMPDLKAEEAHAILTKLGLNKTSEADGQTVWSIPSYRLDLVRGVDLVEEVARVVGLDRVPSRNVAVLANGDATDRQYDHVMQLRLALANRGYHEAQTLRLISTAQIGDSLGHANPTSVSVALKNPLSEDHTTLRPSLIPGLLSTAALNIRQGAQRLRFFESGRVFLKLPNGQTREEDRISILLSGPAATSSWHGKEPKAVDAFDLRGLIESLPGVTSLEVKPLADNGSFLLHHELKAGNRVLGWIAQLHPARARQIDARHPVYVAELLLSALRQGSSGPAKFEDLPRFPAVTRDVAFELPADLANTKVNTFFNGIKEPLLMKTELFDVFADPTGAKLPADRKSLAWTLTYRSADKTLETAEVDAAHARILAALEKALPATIRR, translated from the coding sequence ATGCAAGTTTCTCTCTCCTGGCTCAGCACGCATCTTGATCTCAGTGGTTATACCACGGCCCAGCTTTCAGACCTCCTGACTTTTGCAGGCATTGAGGTCGAGGGCATTGAAGAAAAGGGTGTGGCCTCGGACAAAGTGGTCGTGGCTCGGATTGACTCGTTTGTTCAGCATCCGAATGCGGACAAGCTGAGCGTCTGTCAGGTGGACGATGGTTCCGGCACGCTGCGCCAGATTGTTTGCGGCGCGAAGAACTTCAAGGCTGGTGATAAAGTGCCTCTCGCTCTCCCTGGAGCTGTGTTACCTGGTGGATTCACCATTAAGGAAGGCAAGCTCCGCGATGTTGTGTCCAACGGCATGATGTGCAGTGGCAAGGAGATCGGCCTGGGTGAAGACACCGGTGGTTTGATGATTCTCGATGCCTCCTTGCCCACGGGTAAGCCGCTGAAGGAGATCATCGCTTCCGATACCGTCTTCGATCTCGAAATTACCCCGAATCGCCCCGACCTGTTGAGCCACCTGGGTTTGGCTCGTGAATTGGCTGCGCTGACAGGCTTGCCTCTCAAAGGCGAACGTGATCACGCTCAGGCCACGGCTGGGACACGCGTCGCGAAAGATGCCGAAGTCAGTCTGCAAGACACGGATGGCTGTTCCTATTACACGGCTCGCATCATCAAAGGCATCAAGGTCGGCCCGAGCCCAGAGTGGTTGAAGAGCCGCTTGGAGAGCATCGGCCTGCGCCCCATCAATAACGTGGTGGACATCACTAACTACGTGCTCATGGAGATGGGACAGCCTCTGCACGCCTTTGATCTGGATAAACTCCAGGGCGGCATCGTTGTGCGTCGTGCTGCTGAAGGAGAGAAGATTCTCGCCCTTGATGGCTCTGAGCCAACCCTCCTTGCAGAAGACCTGGTCATCGCCGACAGTCAACGCCCTGTGGCCATTGCTGGGGTGATGGGGGGGGAAGAAACAGGAGTGACGGAAACCACCGTAAACATGCTGCTGGAAAGCGCCTATTTCACACCTTCCGGCATTCGCCGCACATCTCGTCGTTTGGGCATCCACTCGGACTCCAGCTATCGTTTTGAACGTGGTGTGGACCCTCAACAGGTTCAGGGAGCTTCCGAGCTGGCTGTGAAACTCATTTTGGAAATCGCGGGGGGCACTGTCGAAGAAACGGTGGCTGTCGCGGGTGAAGCTCCTGTCTTGGTCAATGATGTCACTCTGGATGAAGCTAGAGCACATCGCTTGTTAGGTATGCCTGATTTGAAGGCCGAGGAAGCTCACGCCATCCTCACCAAACTCGGCTTGAATAAAACCTCCGAGGCCGATGGGCAGACCGTCTGGAGCATCCCAAGCTATCGTCTCGACCTCGTGCGCGGCGTGGATCTCGTCGAGGAAGTGGCACGTGTGGTCGGCTTGGATCGTGTGCCTTCTCGCAATGTGGCCGTTCTGGCCAATGGCGATGCAACGGATCGTCAATACGACCACGTCATGCAGCTTCGTCTGGCTTTGGCCAATCGCGGTTACCATGAAGCCCAGACGTTGCGCCTGATCTCCACCGCTCAGATTGGCGACAGCCTCGGTCATGCGAACCCGACTTCAGTCAGTGTAGCTCTGAAAAACCCGCTCAGTGAAGATCACACCACCCTGCGGCCTTCGTTGATTCCTGGGCTGCTCTCAACCGCTGCGCTGAACATCCGCCAAGGGGCTCAACGGCTGCGTTTCTTTGAGTCCGGTCGTGTGTTCCTCAAGTTGCCGAATGGTCAAACCCGTGAAGAAGATCGTATCTCCATCCTGCTTAGCGGTCCTGCGGCGACAAGCTCCTGGCATGGCAAGGAGCCGAAAGCCGTGGATGCGTTTGATCTTCGTGGTTTGATTGAATCACTCCCTGGAGTGACCAGTTTGGAAGTCAAACCCCTGGCCGACAACGGTTCCTTCCTCCTGCATCACGAGTTGAAAGCAGGGAACCGTGTTTTGGGCTGGATTGCCCAGCTTCACCCGGCGCGTGCTCGGCAGATTGATGCCCGTCATCCGGTGTATGTGGCTGAGTTGCTACTCAGCGCACTGCGCCAGGGTAGCTCCGGCCCAGCCAAGTTTGAGGATCTTCCACGTTTCCCCGCAGTGACCCGTGACGTGGCCTTCGAATTGCCTGCCGATCTCGCCAATACCAAAGTGAACACCTTCTTCAACGGCATCAAAGAACCGCTCTTGATGAAAACGGAGCTGTTCGATGTCTTTGCCGATCCGACCGGTGCAAAACTGCCCGCTGACCGAAAATCTCTGGCCTGGACGCTGACCTATCGTTCGGCGGACAAAACTCTGGAGACCGCCGAAGTGGATGCCGCTCACGCACGCATTCTGGCAGCTCTGGAGAAAGCTCTGCCGGCGACGATTCGCCGGTAA
- the pheS gene encoding phenylalanine--tRNA ligase subunit alpha — MLSQLDSLKTEALAALDTLSDEAALEAFRIDYLGKKGKLTALSAGMRDVPPDLKKEVGAKLNEVREAISGGLSTRQEALQAAKDAASVVGIDLSLPGRPGAGVGTLHPLTQIRDLAVRTLRRMGFTLADGPEIETEWHCFDALNTPADHPARNESDTFYLPDGRLLRTHTSSVQIRTMETVKALPVRVIAPGAAYRRDEIDATHLSVFNQIEALYVDKDVSLADLKGTLEFFFREVFGPKTVVRFRPHFFPFTEPSFEIDVKLEAKGKEARWIEIAGCGMVDPAVFAEVSKKRGDNLFDPEQVTGFAFGMGLDRLAMILHGISDIRHLIENDVRFLQQF, encoded by the coding sequence ATGCTCTCTCAACTCGACTCTCTCAAAACCGAGGCTTTGGCCGCACTCGACACGTTGTCTGATGAAGCCGCGCTGGAGGCCTTTCGCATCGACTATCTGGGTAAAAAAGGTAAACTGACCGCCCTGAGCGCAGGTATGCGTGATGTCCCGCCAGATCTGAAGAAAGAGGTGGGGGCTAAGCTGAACGAAGTCCGCGAAGCCATCTCTGGCGGGCTCTCCACCCGCCAGGAAGCACTGCAAGCCGCGAAGGATGCTGCGTCTGTGGTTGGTATTGATCTCAGCCTGCCAGGTCGTCCTGGAGCTGGCGTGGGGACTTTGCATCCGCTGACTCAGATTCGCGATCTGGCCGTGCGCACGCTGCGCCGTATGGGTTTCACCTTGGCTGATGGTCCAGAGATCGAAACCGAGTGGCATTGCTTCGATGCTCTGAACACTCCGGCAGATCACCCTGCACGCAATGAGAGCGATACCTTCTATCTTCCCGATGGTCGTCTCCTGCGCACCCACACGTCATCGGTGCAGATCCGCACGATGGAAACGGTGAAGGCTCTTCCCGTGCGTGTCATTGCTCCAGGTGCTGCTTATCGACGCGATGAGATTGATGCGACCCACCTGAGCGTCTTCAATCAGATCGAGGCCCTGTATGTGGATAAAGATGTCAGTCTCGCGGATCTGAAAGGCACGCTAGAGTTCTTCTTTCGTGAGGTGTTCGGGCCGAAAACCGTGGTGCGTTTCCGCCCCCACTTCTTCCCCTTCACGGAGCCGAGCTTCGAGATCGACGTGAAGCTGGAAGCCAAAGGCAAGGAAGCTCGCTGGATCGAGATTGCTGGTTGCGGTATGGTGGACCCGGCGGTCTTCGCCGAAGTAAGCAAGAAGCGTGGCGATAACCTGTTTGATCCTGAGCAGGTCACAGGCTTCGCCTTCGGCATGGGCCTCGACCGCCTCGCCATGATCCTCCACGGCATCAGCGACATCCGCCATCTCATCGAGAATGATGTGCGCTTTCTGCAGCAGTTCTGA
- a CDS encoding GxxExxY protein — MTIDQLTEQVIGMAMEIHRVMGPGFNESIYHRSLEVELAAAGIPFESEVPINVFYKGKLVGKFEADMVITIGKRLLIELKSCEVIVKAHEVQVVNYLTATGIDDGLILNFGAPSLQFKHKNRLYRSRASSSEPLDLH; from the coding sequence ATGACGATTGACCAACTCACAGAACAGGTGATTGGCATGGCCATGGAGATTCACCGAGTGATGGGCCCAGGTTTCAACGAATCTATTTATCATCGGAGCTTGGAAGTCGAGCTTGCTGCGGCGGGTATTCCCTTTGAGTCCGAAGTGCCGATCAATGTCTTCTACAAAGGGAAGCTGGTTGGCAAGTTCGAAGCAGACATGGTCATTACCATTGGCAAGCGTTTGCTAATTGAACTGAAATCTTGTGAAGTCATCGTCAAGGCCCACGAAGTTCAGGTCGTCAACTACCTCACAGCTACAGGCATTGATGACGGACTGATCCTAAACTTTGGCGCGCCAAGTCTTCAATTTAAGCACAAAAATCGTCTGTATCGTTCCCGAGCATCTTCTTCAGAACCTCTCGATCTACACTGA